The genomic segment CTTTATAGGCTGAGAGTCCGCCGCTTGTGCCTATCCACAAAACGCCCTTCGAGTCCTCGAAGATCGCGTCGATGTTGTTCGTCGGCAAAGAGCCGTCGGTCCTGCCGAACATCTTCGAGCGCTGCCCGTCGAAACGCGCCAGTCCCACCTGGCTGGCGACCCAGATATACCCGTCCCGGGTCTGGAGAATTTTGCCCGCTCCGGGAACGGGTATGGGACTTTCCTCTCTGTAGGAGGTCTGGATATATTCGGACAAAAAAAACTGATCGGCCTCCGCGAAGCTCCCGAAGCCGAGAAACAAAACCGCAAACCCGACAAACAATCCCGCCGCTCTCACAAATCTCCGGTTCACCGTATCCTCCGTTCATCTCCATCTCTAAAGGAAAGGCAGAAAACCCCTACACTCCGACTCTGGCGCAATTTGTCAGCGCTTTCGCAGTAATCTCTATGCAACTGAAAGCAATAAAATGATTTGCCTAATTATATCAAAAAGACGACGAAAAGACGGAGTATACTGGAGAGGAAAAGAGCGGTTGTTTTCTTTTTCGCCGTTTGCGGCAGAGATGCGGCAACGCGCTTTTGCCGGCGGCTCAACGGGCTCAAATCTGGATAACTGGACTGGAGAACATGCACAATATCTATTTTTATCTCATTATCACCTTTTACGTCTACGATTTCGTTTCCGACCAGTGGCTGTCGTACCTGGACAGGACCATGTGGTCTCCCGTCATGCCCGCGGAACTGGAGGGCATTTACGACAGAGAGGAATACGCGAGACAACAGAATTATAATAAGGAAAACGACCGTTTGGGGCTGATAACTTCAGGCCTGTATTTTGTTGTAATCACAGCGGCTTTATTGTGCGGCGCGGCCGGATGGCTGGACGCCTTTCTTCGAAGGTACACGAATCACTTCATCCTGCTTCCGCTTTCTTTCGGCCTCGTGCTGATGACGTTATCCTGGATGGCGGATATTCCCTTCGACTGTTACGACACGTTCGTCATCGAGAAAAAATACGGCTTCAACAGGACCACGCCCGGCACTTTCGTGCTGGACAGGCTGAAATCATTCGCTCTCGCGCTGATTTTGGGAGTTCCGCTGCTGTCTGTCATTTTGTCGGTGTACCATTACGCGCAAAACTGGTTTTGGCTGCTGGCGTGGATCGTCCTTTCCGCATTTTCGCTCATCCTCGCGTTTTTCTACTCCGAATGGATCGTTCCGATTTTCAACAGGCAAACGCCGCTGGAAGAAGGCGAACTGAGATCCGCTATCGAGGCTTTCGCCGAAAAGGCTTCCTTCCCGATTCAAAATATTTATATCATCGACGGTTCGAGGCGAAGCACGAAATCCAACGCTTACTTCACCGGCTTCGGAAAGAAAAAGCGCATCGTTCTCTACGACACGCTGATCGACGACCTGACTGTGGAGGAAATCGTGGCCGTTCTCGCGCATGAAATCGGCCACAACAGGATGAAACACGTTCTTCGCGAAATACCGATTTCGCTTGCGGAGTCCGGATTCATGTTGTGGTTATTCTCTCTTTTCATGAACAATCAACCGCTCGTCTCCGCCCTTGGGGGAAGCGCCATGCCGTCGTTCCACCTGAGCTCCGTCGGTTTTTCTCTGCTGATCATCCCGCTCAAGGACGTTTTGAGCCTGTTGTCGAACTGTCGCTCCCGAAAACACGAATATGAGGCCGACAATTTCACCGTTCAATACGGGCTGGGGGAAGCTCTGATTTCGGCTCTCAAAAAAATCTGCTCCAAATCGCTGGAAAACCTGACCCCTCACCCTGTCGTCGTCTTCGTGTGTGACTCTCATCCGACGCTGCTGCAAAGGATTCATAACATCGAAAAACAGAAGGACTCCCGGGCAAATTCCCATTGACAAGAGTTGTCCCCATTCCCGATGGAACGATACGGAATCAATAAAAAAAGCCGAGAGAAAAGCTCTCCCGGCGTTCGCGTTTTTTGCTGACCTGAACTGCCCAAAGGCGGAAATTATGCCAGAAACTCCCGCTGTGGAAGTTTATCCGTCTTCTCATCGGGCAGTTCGGGTATTTTTTCTTCGAGCTGCTCCGTTTCTCCGGCGATTTTCGTCCCGTCGTCCTTTGCCTCCTGCTGCACGCCCTCGTCGGAGCCGGGGGCGGAAGAGTCCTCCGACGTTTTTTCCGGACCTTTTTTCCCGTTTTTCTCCGGCAAATCCCCGTTGTCGATCAGGATGTCGAACTCCTTGCCGTCCAAAGTTTCGCGCTCCAGAAGAATTCCGGCAATACGCTCCAGAAGAACGCGGTTTTCCGTCAAAATCGTTTTTGCCTTCGCGTAGCAGGAATCGATGATCGATTTCACTTCCTGGTCGATGGCATAGGCCACTTCTTCGCTGTAGTCACGGTCCTCGGAGATGTCCCTGCCCAGGAAAATTTCCTCGTGCTTGCGTCCCAGCTTCACGAGCCCCAGTCGATCGCTCATCCCCAGCTCCGTCACCATCTGACGGGCCGTTTTCGTCGCGCGGTCGAGGTCGTTGGCCGCTCCGCTGGTCACGTCTTCGAAGATCAGTTCTTCCGCGGCGCGGCCGCTGAGAAGAATGCTGATTCTGTTCAGCATTTCCGTTCTCGACACCAGGAAGCGATCCTCTTCCGGAAGCTGCAGCGTGTAACCCAGAGCCGCGTGACCCCGCGGAACGATTGAAATTTTATGAACGGGGTCGCTGTCCGGCAGTTTTTTCGCGACAAGCGCGTGACCGACCTCATGGAAAGCAATGATCTTTTTTTCCTTCTCGCTGATCAGACGGCTTCTGCGCTCCGGACCCGCCATGACTCTTTCGATGCCCTCTTCAAACTCCTCCATCCCGATTTTTTCCCTGTCGTGCCGGGCGGAAAGCAGCGCCGCCTCGTTGACCAGGTTGGCCAGATCCGCCCCGACGAAACCGGGCGTTCTGCGGGCCAGCACGCTGAGATCCACGTCGTCGGCGAGTTTTTTGTCCTTGCAGTGTACCTTGAGGATAGCTTCGCGTCCATTGATGTCGGGACGGTCCACGACGATATGACGATCGAAGCGGCCCGGACGCAGCAGCGCGGGGTCCAGAATATCGGGGCGGTTGGTGGCTGCGATCAAAATCGTGCTGCTGGCCTCCTCGAATCCGTCCAGTTCCACCAAAAGCTGATTCAGAGTCTGTTCCCGTTCGTCGTGCCCGCCGCCGAGCCCCGCGCCTCTGTGGCGGCCAACGGCGTCCATTTCATCGATGAAGACAATGGAGGGCTGATAGCGTTTTGCCTGATCGAACAGATCACGCACCCGCGCCGCTCCAACGCCCACGAACATCTCCACGAAGTCCGACCCGCTGACGCTGAAAAAGGGAACGTCCGCTTCTCCCGCCGCGGCGCGGGCAAGCAGCGTTTTTCCCGTTCCGGGAGGGCCCAAAAGCAAAACGCCTCGCGGCACCTTCGCCCCCAGTTTCGTAAACTTTGCCGGATCCTTGAGGAAGTGGATGACCTCCTGAAACTCTTCCTTGGATTCTTCGCACCCCGCCACGTCGTTGAACGTCACCTTGGGGCGATTGTCCAAAAACAGCTTGGCCTTGCTTTTGGCGAAGGACATCACCTTGCCGCCGCCGCCCTGCATGTTGTAAAGAAAGAAAATCCAAACGCCTATCAGCAGAAGCGTTGGCAGGAGAGACGAAAGAATCGTCACCCACCAGGAGGTTTTCTGAGGCGCTTCCACGTTGACAATGGCCCCCTTCGCCGCGGCTTCGGAGGCCAGCGTTTCCACATTGACACTGTAGGTCAGGAACTTGCTTCCGTCTTTCAGCTCTCCCCGCAGCGTCGCCGAACTGGATTCTCCCGGCAAGGTGTTGTTTCTGATCTGTAAAAATTTGACCCGACCCGCGTTCAACTCCGTAATAAAAGAGCTGTAACTGATTTCATTGTATGGCTGTGGGGTCTGAGCCGGTGTCAAAAACATGTTCACCAGACTGACCACCAACACAATCAGAATCAGGTATAAACCCAGATTCTTCACCACTCGCCCCAAAACATCGCCACCCTTCCACGTATCCTGCACTTCGCCCCGTCGCGTTCAAGCCGCGAACAAAAGGTTTCGTTTTTTTAAAATTTGTTTCTTTTTATTTCCCGTTTTTTCTTCACAGTATCATCCAATCCAACCTCGCTATTTTAACAGGAAAACCTCGAAACAAATCCTCAAATCCAACATCGTCTCAAATATGTATAAAACGGGCAAACGCAATATTTTTGCTTTAAAACCGGCAATTTTTTCCATCATATTTCCAGACCTCATATCTCCAGAGTGCGAATGTCCGGCAGGTTGCGCCACCGACCCGCGCAGTCCAGACCGTATCCCACCACGAAGGTATCGGGTATGGTAAAACCACAATAGTCAATGGGTACAGAAATTTCACGTTTTTCGCTTTTGTCCAAGAGAACACAGGCCCGCAGACTGGCCGGTTTGCGAGTTCGCAGGGTGTTCAGAAGATAGGACAGCGTGAGCCCCGTATCAATGATGTCCTCCACGATCAGAACGTTTCTTCCATTGATATTGGAGCCGATGTCCTTCAGAATCTGCACAACGCCGCTGCTCTTTACCGCATCTCCATAAGAGGAAATCGACATGAAATCTATTTTGACATCGAGCTCCGGCGGCATGCAGCGCACCAGATCCGACAGAAAAATCACGGCTCCGTTTAAAATCCCCACCACCAGAAGTTCTCCGCCGGGGGTTTCAGACGCGATTTTCTTCGCCAGCGCGTCGACGCGGTCCTGTATTTCTCCCTCTGAAATCAATATTTCACCTGTTTTGTAATTCGGTTTCATGTCAGCCACTCCCCTTTTCCCCTTTCGTGTCGTCAGGACGACGCCAGTTCACGCTTTCTCCATCGCCCCATACGGACACGCCGTCTCCCCACTGAAACTCGAAGCTTTTTCGTCCCTGCAACAGACGCGCCAGTTCCATGCCGCGTTTTCGAGAAAGGGCGTGAAGTCCCAAATATCGTCCCGTTTCTCGAATCAAAAAAACTCTTTCATGAAGGGAAAGCGACGCGGCCTCCGCCCGGTCCATCGTCCAGAGGGCGTTCTGGCCGGCGGGCGTCCTCGTCGTTTTCAAAAGGAAAGTTGCGCGGCGTTCTTCCTCTTCGCGATAATAACGCATTTCTTCCCCAAAGGCCACCAGATGATCAACGGCTCTCTCATTCACACGAGCGGCAATCAGCGGCATGAGTTCATTGCGGATGAAATTGCGCGTAAAACGGTTATCCCGATTCGTGCTGTCTTCACGCCATTCGATATTGCGAAAGCGCAGGATGGAGCGCAGAAATTCCCGAGAACGGGTCAGGAGAGGCCGAAAAAAAATCCCGCTTCGTTCGGGAATTCCAACCGCCCCGCGGGCTCCCGTTCCCCGCAGCAGATTGAACAGCACCGTTTCCGCGACATCTTCCCTGTTGTGCGCCAAAGCGACGCCGAAGGCTCGGCGCTCTCTGGCCAGAGCGCCGAGGAAGTCCCGGCGAATGCGACGGCCACCCGACTCCAGAGATTCTCCCTTTCGCAGAGATCCGGGAACGTCGACGTGGAGCACACGGCTTTCAATCCCCCACTGTGCGGCCATCCGCTCCACGTAACGGGCATCTTCGAGAGAAATCTCTCCTCTCATTCCGTGCTCGAGGTGTCCCACAATCAGCGGCCGCGGGCAGAACGTCCGGAACAGCCAGAGCATCGCCATGGAATCGCTTCCTCCCGAAACGCCGAGGATGATGGGGGCCCGTTTCGCTTCCGCCGTTCCTTCCTCCATCCAGCCCAGACGTTTTCCGGTTTCGAAAAAAAAGGAACTCAGCGCGCTCAGAGAGACTTCCCACGGAATCGCGCGGCTGCGTTCTCTTTCGTACTCCTCTTTCGGGAGTCGCTCCACCGCCTGACGATAAAAGGCCCTTGCTTCAGCAGTCTTCACGATTTTCACCCGATTTTTCCGTCAAATGTCTCAACAGAGCGGCAGTCAAAATAACGGGGCTGCCACACCAGGACAACCCCGCCGAGTTTATGTATTATAACATGTTTCAGGAGTTTTTCAGGTCAGGTTCTCAGGTTTTATCGACCTCAGACGCTGTCCAGGCATTATTTTCGAACGTATTTTTGCTTCAGAATATATATTTTAGAGGATATATTATTATTTTAGAATGAAAAATGCCCTATAATGAACAGACAGCGTAAAACACGGGGAGCGAAGAACAATGACTGCAGGGTATCTGATCAAAAACTACGTTCGGGACATCAAAAGAGAATTCGCGGGGTACAGTGCGGCGAACTTCCGGCAGGACGCCCTTGCCGGCGCTACAGTGGCGGCGGTGGCTCTGCCCCTGGCGCTGGCTTTCGGAGTGGGAAGCGGCGCGGACGCGGCGGCGGGACTTATATCAGCCATTGTTTCGGCTTTCGTCATCGGAACGCTTTCCGGAGCGTCCTTTCAGATCTCCGGTCCCACAGGAGCTATGACTGCAATCCTCATTCCCCTGTCCATAAAATTCGGAATTTCCGGTGTTCTGGCCGCGGGATTTATATCGGGAATTTTGCTGACGGCGGCGGGCCTCTGTAAGGCGGGCAGACTGGTGAATCTCATTCCGGTCTCTGTCATCACCGGCTTTACGTCGGGAATCGCCATCATCATCGCCCTGGGACAGCTCGAATCTTTCCTGGGGGTTTCATCCCAGGGGTCGGGGACCCTCATTCGGGTATGGAACATCTTTGCCCGGGGATTCAACCCCAATCCTTACGCCGTCGCAACGGGACTCGCGGTCATCGGACTCATTCTCCTCTGGCCCGCCAGATGGGCCTCAGTGATTCCGGGCTCGCTGGTGAGCATCGTTCTTGCCGCAGAGCTTTCCTCCGCTCTGGATCTGCCTCTGGCCACGGTGGGGCAAATTCCGGTAAAACTCATTCATGACGCGCATCTCTCCTTCGAGACGTTTCATCTGGCGTTTTCCGAGCCCATGCTCCTGGCGGGAACGAGCATCGCCGCTCTGGGGATGGTCGAAAGCCTGCTCTGCGGCGTGGCGGGAGGCAGGATGAAGGGAGAAAAACTCGACGTGGACAGAGAACTGGTCGCTCAGGGCATCGGCAATATGCTGCTCCCCTTTCTGGGCGGCGTTCCCGCTACGGCGGCCATCGCCCGCTCCAGCGTCGCCATCCGCTCCGGCGGCAGAACCCGAATGACCGGAGCTGTGCAGGGAGCCATTCTTCTGCTTTCGATGTTCCTGCTGGCGCCTTTCATGTCAAAGATACCTCTGGCGGCCCTCGCCGGAGTGCTGATGGTCACCGCGTGGCGCATGAATGAATGGCATACCATTCGATATATTTTTGCTCGAAAGTTCCGCATGGCCGAACTGAAATTTCTCATCACACTGAGCGCAACCGTCTTTTTTGACCTGACCGTCGCCATCGCGGCGGGGGTTTTCTTTGCCATCGCCGTCTTTGTTTTTAACGTCGCCAATCTTGTAATCACCGTTCACGAAGCGGATTCCCGTCTTTTCCCGGCAGGGAGCGGAGATAAGGAACACGCCCGGATCGTTTCCGTGACCGGCCCCATGTTTTTCGCCGCCATGGAGCGTTTCGAGACCGCTGTCCATCAGATAAAGGCCGATATACTGGTTTTCTCCATGGGAGGCGTTCCCTATATCGATGCCTCCGGTGCACATCAGTTGCGAAATTTCTGCAAAGCGCGCAAAGACCGGGGAGAAACCATTTTGTTTGCGTCGCTTCATCCAGGAGTGAAAGAATTTCTGGACCAGGCGGGCATCGTGGAAATCGTGGGCAGAGACGCGTTTTTCGACAGCGTCCCCGCCGCACTGGGTTCGGTTGGTAAAAAAACGGAGCTTTCTTCTGACTGAAAAAACTGATAAAAGAAGCTGATATTTGAATATCGCCGGTTTCAGCTTCATAAGCGACGAACCGGCGAAATCAGCGTCATTTGCTTGCAAACGGGCATCAGTCGGAGCTTTCTCCCTCCAGGTTTTCGGAAGGGAGCGTTTCGTCCTCCGCGGGGGATATTTTCACTTTGGCGACGCCGGTTTTCCGCTCTCCATAAAGCATCCGGTAAACCGCAAGATTGCCGGAAACTTTTTGAACGTAATCGCAGGTCTCATCAAAACGCACCCGCTCGATCCATTGATCGGGCTTCAGATTCTGCCCTCCGTCGGCCAGCCATTTCCTGGCGTTGCCGGAGCCGGCGTTATAGGCCGCCATGATCCAGTCCTCCCGGTCGAAAGACCTGCGAAGGCGCGCAAGATGCGACGTTCCCATGGTGATATTGTCCTTCACATCGGTG from the Synergistaceae bacterium genome contains:
- a CDS encoding M48 family metallopeptidase, which produces MHNIYFYLIITFYVYDFVSDQWLSYLDRTMWSPVMPAELEGIYDREEYARQQNYNKENDRLGLITSGLYFVVITAALLCGAAGWLDAFLRRYTNHFILLPLSFGLVLMTLSWMADIPFDCYDTFVIEKKYGFNRTTPGTFVLDRLKSFALALILGVPLLSVILSVYHYAQNWFWLLAWIVLSAFSLILAFFYSEWIVPIFNRQTPLEEGELRSAIEAFAEKASFPIQNIYIIDGSRRSTKSNAYFTGFGKKKRIVLYDTLIDDLTVEEIVAVLAHEIGHNRMKHVLREIPISLAESGFMLWLFSLFMNNQPLVSALGGSAMPSFHLSSVGFSLLIIPLKDVLSLLSNCRSRKHEYEADNFTVQYGLGEALISALKKICSKSLENLTPHPVVVFVCDSHPTLLQRIHNIEKQKDSRANSH
- the ftsH gene encoding ATP-dependent zinc metalloprotease FtsH, producing MGRVVKNLGLYLILIVLVVSLVNMFLTPAQTPQPYNEISYSSFITELNAGRVKFLQIRNNTLPGESSSATLRGELKDGSKFLTYSVNVETLASEAAAKGAIVNVEAPQKTSWWVTILSSLLPTLLLIGVWIFFLYNMQGGGGKVMSFAKSKAKLFLDNRPKVTFNDVAGCEESKEEFQEVIHFLKDPAKFTKLGAKVPRGVLLLGPPGTGKTLLARAAAGEADVPFFSVSGSDFVEMFVGVGAARVRDLFDQAKRYQPSIVFIDEMDAVGRHRGAGLGGGHDEREQTLNQLLVELDGFEEASSTILIAATNRPDILDPALLRPGRFDRHIVVDRPDINGREAILKVHCKDKKLADDVDLSVLARRTPGFVGADLANLVNEAALLSARHDREKIGMEEFEEGIERVMAGPERRSRLISEKEKKIIAFHEVGHALVAKKLPDSDPVHKISIVPRGHAALGYTLQLPEEDRFLVSRTEMLNRISILLSGRAAEELIFEDVTSGAANDLDRATKTARQMVTELGMSDRLGLVKLGRKHEEIFLGRDISEDRDYSEEVAYAIDQEVKSIIDSCYAKAKTILTENRVLLERIAGILLERETLDGKEFDILIDNGDLPEKNGKKGPEKTSEDSSAPGSDEGVQQEAKDDGTKIAGETEQLEEKIPELPDEKTDKLPQREFLA
- the hpt gene encoding hypoxanthine phosphoribosyltransferase is translated as MKPNYKTGEILISEGEIQDRVDALAKKIASETPGGELLVVGILNGAVIFLSDLVRCMPPELDVKIDFMSISSYGDAVKSSGVVQILKDIGSNINGRNVLIVEDIIDTGLTLSYLLNTLRTRKPASLRACVLLDKSEKREISVPIDYCGFTIPDTFVVGYGLDCAGRWRNLPDIRTLEI
- the tilS gene encoding tRNA lysidine(34) synthetase TilS — translated: MKTAEARAFYRQAVERLPKEEYERERSRAIPWEVSLSALSSFFFETGKRLGWMEEGTAEAKRAPIILGVSGGSDSMAMLWLFRTFCPRPLIVGHLEHGMRGEISLEDARYVERMAAQWGIESRVLHVDVPGSLRKGESLESGGRRIRRDFLGALARERRAFGVALAHNREDVAETVLFNLLRGTGARGAVGIPERSGIFFRPLLTRSREFLRSILRFRNIEWREDSTNRDNRFTRNFIRNELMPLIAARVNERAVDHLVAFGEEMRYYREEEERRATFLLKTTRTPAGQNALWTMDRAEAASLSLHERVFLIRETGRYLGLHALSRKRGMELARLLQGRKSFEFQWGDGVSVWGDGESVNWRRPDDTKGEKGSG
- a CDS encoding SulP family inorganic anion transporter, whose translation is MTAGYLIKNYVRDIKREFAGYSAANFRQDALAGATVAAVALPLALAFGVGSGADAAAGLISAIVSAFVIGTLSGASFQISGPTGAMTAILIPLSIKFGISGVLAAGFISGILLTAAGLCKAGRLVNLIPVSVITGFTSGIAIIIALGQLESFLGVSSQGSGTLIRVWNIFARGFNPNPYAVATGLAVIGLILLWPARWASVIPGSLVSIVLAAELSSALDLPLATVGQIPVKLIHDAHLSFETFHLAFSEPMLLAGTSIAALGMVESLLCGVAGGRMKGEKLDVDRELVAQGIGNMLLPFLGGVPATAAIARSSVAIRSGGRTRMTGAVQGAILLLSMFLLAPFMSKIPLAALAGVLMVTAWRMNEWHTIRYIFARKFRMAELKFLITLSATVFFDLTVAIAAGVFFAIAVFVFNVANLVITVHEADSRLFPAGSGDKEHARIVSVTGPMFFAAMERFETAVHQIKADILVFSMGGVPYIDASGAHQLRNFCKARKDRGETILFASLHPGVKEFLDQAGIVEIVGRDAFFDSVPAALGSVGKKTELSSD